Proteins co-encoded in one Chitinophagales bacterium genomic window:
- a CDS encoding VCBS repeat-containing protein has protein sequence MSKFKLLATTLAILILGVTSCVDNKENNVSSNQNGTNPPIETQFELLRKNKTGLDFENVLIQTLDFNVFGYMYFFNGGGIACGDFNQDGLEDLYFTSNMGPNKLFLNEGNLKFRDVTKAAGMEGMEGWTSGTSTVDFNNDGLLDIYVSQVGKHDNITGRNQLYICKGIEDGIPIFEDQASQYGLDFQVYGTQAAFFDYDLDGDLDMFQLNHSVHDNGTFGEKKGFVGKEHPLSGDKLMRNDNGTYVNVSAQANINSTVIGYGLGIAISDMNLDGYPDIYIANDFHENDYFYINQKDGTFKEVMPEQMMHTSRFSMGTDISDFNNDGWNDIFTLDMAPYDPYILKSSLGEDDYNIFDFKLKYGYHYQYARNNLQLNNQDGTFSEIGMFADVEATDWSWAALFLDFDHDGLKDLFISNGIPRRMNDIDYINFRTGDEDIRFKTNANYLNEGELDLVNKMPQIKLPNKFMRNTGNLRFEDMEAAIEGNATSFSNGAVYVDLDNDGDLDIVTNNIEDEPFVYKNLTIEHKKDRQNYLKLKLEGSPKNRNAIGAKVIAFKGNERISAEQFPVRGYQSSMPMGLHIGVGDTSKVDSILLIWPDRTYQKLEGVDFNQTLNVKWKEGLPNFNFEVLKNKQKKSNPFSFKDITAQTKLDFVHHENPFIEFDRETLIPWMVSAEGPALAVGDVNGDGLEDVFLGSSKRRRSTLYHQNKNGTFTNATPEILVQDSLFEDVDAVFVDIENDGDLDLVIAAGGNEYQGTDEAMRQRLYVNDGKGNFSNKIYFEGAYSVASCVLAQDFNGDGLTDFFFGARSKPWGYGRVGDSYLFVNKGDGKFEDVTDTYHKNLRQVGLVKNGTWADIDQDGDPDLVLAMEWDAIQIFVNQDGKFEQKTVGDYKGWWNFVVAEDFDGDGDLDILAGNMGRNSKLKPTPEQPVRLYVEDFDNNEQVESVMTYYVGGREIPFANYAELTKRMVKLKKRYLYSKDLAKASIEEIFGADKLKSAIKWEANTGVSAYFENAGVEGFKFHPLPNELQFSSLKAAAIMDAEKKNRQKTEVILGGNFYENNVELGRYDANFGNVLSIDDNGNIQLQSYPIGNLSIEGQVRNIARIHIAGKSCFILAKNDAALQVIEAK, from the coding sequence ATGTCTAAATTCAAATTATTAGCGACTACATTAGCCATTTTAATATTGGGAGTCACTTCTTGTGTCGATAACAAAGAAAACAATGTTTCTTCTAATCAAAATGGCACAAATCCGCCCATTGAAACTCAATTTGAATTGTTGCGAAAGAACAAAACAGGCTTAGATTTTGAAAATGTCTTGATACAAACTTTGGACTTCAATGTGTTTGGATATATGTATTTCTTCAATGGAGGAGGAATCGCTTGCGGAGACTTCAATCAAGATGGCTTGGAAGATTTGTATTTCACCAGCAATATGGGCCCAAACAAACTGTTCTTGAATGAAGGCAATCTGAAATTTCGAGATGTAACCAAAGCTGCTGGTATGGAAGGCATGGAAGGTTGGACATCAGGAACATCGACAGTCGACTTCAATAATGATGGACTACTAGATATTTATGTATCTCAAGTAGGTAAACATGATAATATCACAGGACGCAATCAACTATATATCTGCAAAGGGATAGAAGATGGAATACCTATATTTGAAGATCAAGCTTCTCAATATGGTTTGGATTTTCAAGTTTATGGCACACAGGCTGCTTTTTTTGACTACGATTTGGACGGAGATTTGGATATGTTCCAACTCAATCACTCTGTTCATGACAACGGTACTTTTGGAGAGAAAAAAGGCTTCGTGGGCAAAGAACATCCTTTATCGGGCGACAAATTGATGCGAAACGACAACGGCACCTATGTCAATGTGAGTGCACAAGCAAACATCAACAGCACCGTCATTGGTTATGGACTGGGAATTGCGATAAGCGATATGAACTTAGACGGTTATCCAGACATTTACATTGCCAATGACTTCCACGAAAACGACTACTTCTACATCAACCAAAAGGATGGCACTTTCAAAGAGGTCATGCCCGAACAAATGATGCACACAAGCCGCTTCTCAATGGGAACTGACATCAGTGACTTCAACAACGATGGATGGAACGATATTTTCACCTTAGACATGGCTCCCTACGATCCCTATATTTTGAAAAGTTCATTGGGAGAAGATGACTATAATATTTTTGACTTCAAACTGAAATACGGTTATCACTATCAATACGCTCGCAACAATCTGCAGCTGAACAATCAAGATGGCACATTTTCTGAAATTGGGATGTTTGCAGATGTAGAAGCTACTGATTGGTCTTGGGCAGCTCTATTCCTTGATTTTGACCACGATGGACTCAAAGATTTGTTCATCTCCAATGGAATTCCTCGCCGAATGAACGATATAGACTACATCAACTTCCGAACGGGTGACGAAGACATTCGCTTCAAAACCAATGCTAATTACCTGAACGAAGGCGAATTAGATTTAGTCAATAAAATGCCTCAAATCAAGCTCCCCAACAAGTTTATGCGAAACACAGGAAACCTGCGATTTGAAGACATGGAAGCAGCCATTGAAGGCAATGCTACGAGCTTTTCCAATGGAGCAGTCTATGTAGATTTAGATAACGATGGCGACCTAGATATAGTAACGAATAACATTGAAGATGAGCCTTTTGTATATAAAAATTTAACGATTGAACACAAAAAAGACCGCCAAAATTATTTGAAGTTAAAGCTTGAAGGTTCTCCTAAAAATAGAAATGCAATTGGTGCAAAAGTCATAGCCTTCAAAGGAAATGAAAGAATATCTGCCGAACAATTTCCAGTAAGGGGCTATCAATCAAGTATGCCGATGGGCTTGCACATTGGAGTGGGAGATACTTCAAAAGTGGACTCCATTTTGTTGATTTGGCCAGACCGAACGTATCAAAAATTGGAGGGTGTCGACTTCAATCAAACGCTAAATGTAAAATGGAAAGAAGGGCTTCCCAACTTCAATTTTGAAGTCTTGAAAAACAAACAAAAAAAGTCCAATCCTTTCTCCTTCAAGGACATTACCGCCCAAACTAAGTTGGATTTTGTACACCACGAAAACCCTTTTATAGAGTTTGACCGAGAAACTTTGATTCCGTGGATGGTGTCGGCAGAAGGCCCTGCTTTGGCAGTGGGTGATGTGAATGGCGACGGTTTGGAGGATGTATTTTTGGGTTCATCCAAACGCCGAAGAAGTACGCTTTATCACCAAAACAAAAATGGCACATTTACCAATGCTACACCAGAAATTTTGGTACAAGACAGTCTTTTTGAAGATGTAGATGCAGTATTTGTCGACATCGAAAACGATGGCGACTTGGATTTGGTCATTGCAGCAGGCGGCAACGAGTACCAAGGTACCGACGAGGCGATGCGACAGCGTTTGTATGTGAATGATGGAAAAGGCAACTTTAGCAATAAAATTTATTTTGAAGGAGCGTATTCGGTGGCTTCCTGCGTGTTGGCGCAGGACTTCAATGGCGATGGCCTGACCGATTTCTTCTTTGGCGCACGCTCCAAACCATGGGGCTATGGCAGAGTTGGAGATTCTTATTTGTTTGTCAACAAAGGCGATGGCAAGTTTGAAGATGTGACCGATACATACCACAAAAATCTGCGGCAGGTAGGTTTGGTCAAAAACGGCACTTGGGCAGATATTGACCAAGATGGCGACCCCGATTTGGTATTAGCGATGGAATGGGATGCGATTCAAATCTTTGTGAATCAAGATGGAAAATTTGAGCAGAAAACGGTCGGCGACTACAAAGGTTGGTGGAATTTTGTTGTAGCTGAAGATTTTGATGGCGATGGCGATTTGGATATTTTGGCAGGTAATATGGGGAGAAACTCCAAACTCAAACCGACTCCCGAACAACCTGTAAGACTGTATGTTGAGGATTTTGACAACAACGAACAGGTAGAATCGGTAATGACCTACTATGTCGGAGGGCGAGAAATTCCATTTGCCAACTATGCCGAATTGACTAAACGAATGGTCAAATTGAAGAAACGTTATCTTTATTCTAAAGACTTGGCGAAAGCGAGTATTGAAGAGATTTTTGGAGCGGATAAATTGAAGTCTGCCATAAAGTGGGAAGCAAATACAGGAGTCAGCGCCTATTTTGAAAATGCAGGCGTAGAAGGCTTCAAATTTCATCCGCTTCCCAACGAGCTGCAATTTTCAAGTCTCAAAGCGGCTGCTATAATGGATGCTGAAAAGAAGAACAGACAGAAAACGGAAGTGATTTTGGGCGGAAATTTCTACGAAAACAATGTGGAATTGGGACGCTACGATGCCAATTTTGGCAATGTTTTGTCTATTGACGACAATGGCAATATCCAACTGCAAAGTTATCCGATTGGGAATCTGTCTATTGAAGGTCAGGTTAGGAATATTGCTCGGATTCACATTGCAGGGAAAAGCTGCTTTATTCTAGCGAAAAATGATGCGGCATTGCAGGTGATTGAAGCGAAATAA